In Brassica napus cultivar Da-Ae chromosome C2, Da-Ae, whole genome shotgun sequence, the sequence ataatatgaaaaatatttaatacataaaataatttatatatataatgttgattccGCGCAAGTTTAACATAGTATATGGTTATAACAGAATGCTGCAGATGCGAGGTATGGATAAACACAAACACGTGTGTATTTGATTGGCGATGTGTATTTATTCGACGGTTACAGATTGAATGACCGGGGAGCGCGAGAGGttataatctatttatttttacgtataatacatgtattttgTAGTATATTATGATCTGACCGGGAAATTAAAAGAACTTGCGTGTGAATACCAAATTATGATCTGATGTATAACTATGCGACTCATATATTAGGGTCTAGGTGGCTAAGGATTGCAGACGCTGCAGCACATGAAGAATAATCAAAAAGGAATCTATCAGTCTTGTATATACTTGTTCAGTACGAAATAAACTATAACACCATGTACgtgtaataatataaattaagttaGAACTATACtcaaaaaattaatcaataatattattaagAGGTTGAAGCTAAGAGTTGAGGtcctgatatatatatataacaccaTAACGATTTGGTatagaaaatatgatataactggcttttttttcaaaaaaaaaaaatatgatataactGTACTggaatattaattcaataataCTAAAAGAcccagtttcaaaaaaaaaaaatactaaaagatGTTATTTTTAAGTCAATATATATTACTTGGTGTATATCCCTATTCACGTTTCAAAAGTAAATGGTAGATAtgttcaacaacaaaaaaaaaacaaatagtagTTATAAGGTCTTTTGTTTATAAACTTAAAATGAAACGCTAAATAATAGATAGAAACTCATATTATGAGgattcaaaaaagaaagaaactcatATTACGAAGATGGTCTGAAACATAATTAGAGTGCCCATAAAACTGGGGaaagaaaaaacagagaaaaccaAATACGTGAAAGGTAATAACGATGCATAAGTATTATTATAATTCGGAGTCTGATCATAAAATAATTGTTACTCCATATCGAGCAACACGCGTCTTCTTGAACACATTGGAAGTAGAGTCGACAGTCTTCTTATGTGCATTACCACTGATCCCTCCAGATTGAACCTCAACAGGAAGTGGCTTGACAGCTGGcttgtcatcatcatcatcgccaTCATCCCACTGATACATTGAGTCTGTTATATATACATGTCTATCTAAATTTCGAAACATCATAACACACAATATACTTACATCGTCGGCGACGTCAAGTAATGGCACACGGTCAATCTCATCAACGATGTGTGTTATGGTGAACGTCTTATGGTGCTCTGTAAAGTTATACGCAGTGACTCTGACCTGGAAAGTGTAGGTCTTCCCTTCCATGTCTGCAATGAACGGAGGCAAACCAGTGTCTTTAGGGTTCACTCCTTCTTCAACCTATTTGGCAGGAAAATTTTCAAAGTGAGCTACTAATTGGTAGGTGACAAACACACAAGTAGTCAGAAGTTCATCTTACCAGCATCTGACCAGCCTCGCTCTGAGGTTATGGAGCTTCATCGTTACaccatcaaaccaaacaaatattCCCTCAGCAGTATCATCAGCAATAGCCATCTCAACACAACAGCAAAGTGAAGGACAACTTATTGAGATGCAGTTGTATACGTATAGATATATACATAGTTTAGTAGTGAATACGCTACTTACCGAAGAGCCTCAACGGCATGAGGATTAGCGCATCGAACAAATGTAAAAGCAGAGACGGCGCTGCAATTTCCTACTGCATTTAGAGCAATCACCATAACACCATCCCTTATCTGCATCGACGCGAGAAACTCTCCCCGTGCATAAGAAGTCAATTTCCTACATTTTGTATACTAAGCTTATACGGAGAATTACATCATCCAGAAATCTAGAAAGGACACCGCTAGACGTTTTACCTGTGTTGGAGCAGTGACGATGAAATTGTTGAGATCAGCGATCTTCAGAGGCTCAACCTTTGCATATCCTCTAAGCAGTGGTGCGGCAGATGGAAGACCGGTGTCCCTAGCGAGCAACCTATACATGAATTCAATggtcaaataatttaaaaatgccAATGCACGCGTACACATATAATAAACGATGAACTTACTGGTAGAAGAGAACTACCCCTGCACTCGTCTCcttatcaaaatatatgtgcGTCCCTGACGTTGCGTTCAAGAACAAACGACCTACACAGCGCATCAAGGCTATAAGAACGTGATTGCGACAACATCATACTGTCATAAGAATTGAAACAACTCAATACCTCCAATCAGCTTTGGGTTTATGTTTGTATCAACAATAACCTTTGGATCACCACATAATTCTCCAAGTTGTTGTGGAAAGAAACAGCTTGCGAGTCAAATAAGCTTAACGTGACAGTTTCATCACTGCAACTATATAGCAGATACGtttgcataaaaaaatttatacatattgaaaggactactcacacatatttatgagatataagcGTTACGATAATAAGATGAGATCAAAGAGAGGACTACTCACACATATTTATACAGAAAGCACCGCTTATCAGATCAAAAGGAAGCATTGATGACGACGTAGTGGGCGAGCGAATCAATGTGATTAATCACGAAGCCTTTACCCAGGCCGTTTGAAATGGTGAGAAGAATCGTAAACGGCATCGGCATCGGTCGCGATCACAGGAGGAGGAGAGGTCGCCGTCACAGGAAGAGGAGAGATGACCTTCTTTGTTTCTCGACTGCGATATATTAGGGTTAGGGTCACATCTCTTTCATCGAGCCAGAAATCTGTCGAAGTCCAAAAGCCCAATACCTGCCAATGAACGAAGCCCATTATACTGAGAATTAATGAAACGCAGAGCTTAAGTTATTGGACATGTGGCGCCTTTTCCTTCATCGACTTTCCTAGCTGGCGGGTGACGTAGATAGGCTAAGAAGGAAGGAAACAatgttttataataatagattttaTTAGGCGGTTGACTAGGATTTGGATTGCTTGTAATGCAAGGGAGCATCTTGAAAAATGAAAGCCATTAGGATTGTTTTCCTATATTTAATGAAAGATATGGTCCTAGTGAGAGGGTTTCATACTCGGGTCAACTCGGCAGACATGTTCAACATAGGGCAAAGACTCTGTAGGACTTAGAGGTAGCTATTCTAATTTGCGTTTTGTGTAGGTTAACGTTCTATCTAGAGTCGGATAGTTCCTTGGATAAGTCTAGTTTAACCTATAATATTTTTGAGAACTGAGTCCCCGTTGAGTGTCTTAACAAAAACATGATCATCCTCTACCTCGTGCATTTGGGGAATGTGGGGACATGGATTCTGACCGTGGTGTAGAGCGATACAATTCCAATGAGCCTGAACTAGTAGCATATGCTTGCAATTGGTCAAATAGATCAACAATGATTTTATGAGATTGTTACATTATCTagcaattattatttttcaaacgATGAAATATCCAAACACAAGACATTCAAACACAAGATTTTATGAGTACTTTCTATATTGTAGGAGATACTCGATATTCACTTCCTATATAcaagatatatgatatattgtTTAGAATATATCCAAGATAGTCTAACGGCTCCATAACTTAGAGATTGAGGAAACATATTCATGGAAGTCGGATCTGTTCAGCTCCAAACCGGTGAACTTCGTTGAAGCAACATGAGAAAACTCAGAGGGAGCTGTGAAAGTAGGTGACGACCACCAAACAACCCAAGACACATCGGATTCGGATATGTACAAACCAGCCTTTCCACTGTGTGAATAGTTGAGGATCAATGAAACTGGGTCGAATCAAATTGTTGTTCTCTTTGACAAAAATGGTGAGAGTTGGGATCTGAAGAGAACACATGGGAGTTATGGAGGACTGACGAAGAAGACTcgttttgaaaaagaaaaaattaaaacgacaTCGTGTTGGCTGCAGTTACAATTAACTGTTGACTCACAGATTGTGGATCAACGTTGGTatacaataaaaatttgaaagtttttttttttttgataattctggtatctgggcagccacattTCCAACTATCCTCATTCCCAACTATCCCTCCGAAAGGGGTCCAACGtcccaacggaagggatgttaaatccgttgtggccaAGATTCGAACCCGGGTGGCGGACAGTACAGTTgtacctcctttaccaccaagctacgagcgcttggttaaaaaaaaaaaaaaattgaaagttggGGTAGGTAGAGATGAAAATATCATCAAATTCATGTATGTGATGAATACCTTTGAAATCTAGGTATAAGTAGACTTCTAAGAACTCTTTAGATATGAATAATCATTTTTCTACTTTCAGGTTCACCTAATAGTTTAGTGGTTGTCCGGAATTTTCATAGTAGAATTCTGTTGGACGAATTATTTTTGGATTTGTGTAGGGCAGAATTTATAACTCTGAAGGTTCTCAACTGGCCACGTGAATTCCCTCCATCCATTCTTGCACACACACGTATCCTAGTCGCATCACATCAATGTATGTCTGGGCCATATTTTTGGGCATGGTCTATCGCCTATAGTCTTTATTAATCCAAacgttttatataattaaatttacaaCTGTCgacagaaaatatattaaatttacaattagtttataaatatagcTACGAGTGTGATTGTATGGTTGTTTTAGCGTAACAGATTACGCTATTTATGTTGTTACTCCTATTAACGCTAGAATATTACCAATCAgataaaactttattttcttttatttactcCACTCACTGTTGAAACAAAGGAAAATATACGCCTAAATAGGCTTgaaacttttatccgagatccggattcgatccgtgatccgatccggatccgatccaaaaatctggatatccggaaaagccgaatccggatccggatagtaaaatgttggatccgtcaaaaccgaatccgaattcagatatcttgattttttagcccggatatccggatccgtaaattttattaataactatttcaaaaatagtaatatttatatataaaaaataattttatttaatatattttcatttttataatagtatatataaattttatgtaaattttgtaatattatacatagaaataattaaaaacattatacatatttttatttttaaattatttttaataatttatatatattaatattattttttatttattttaaggatccaaatccggatccggatatccgccggatattataagttttagaaggatatccgacacccggatatccgcaAACCCTGGATCcagataaaaatggtaaaattatggatccgccggataaaaatccggatccggatatttttaaaattgtctgGCTATCCGATTCCTCCCAGGCCTACGCCTAAACATTACTCTTAGGTTTTATCAGCGTTacttgtttttctttgttttcctcTCTTTTTCACGTTTTTATTTCCACCTAATTCCACTTTTTGTATTTCACTCGGTTACTCTAAACACTACCGATCACACTCTATATGTTGATGAAAATCAAAGGGGTAGTCAATTCTATTAAACTATTTTGCATTGGTCTACGTTTGTTTTTAACCTTTTGACAttcaaaattagttaaattatCATTTAAACATGGTTTTCAACTATGAACAATATTTTACATGCTTTAAAAAACCCCCACCGAAGACTATAGTTATAAAAACATCAATTTAACTCATTCCATTgtgttcaagaaaaaaaaaactcatccaATCATACGattgaatatttaattattaactaaattttatatgaaaattttcaatcaaattaaaatattaatcataatattttatcatgCACTCTATTAGTGGgattcaattaaaaaatgaatCCAATAAAttctgaaattaaaatattagttaagTCATCGAGGGAGTTGTTTAGTCTATGTTGATGTTTAGTCAATTAATAATATTGTACATTAGTAtatgtttgttttataaatgtttcacaatcaaaataaattaatactttatttttccgatttttttgataaaatgttaaatttgtttatCGATAAAATGTTTATGTACCCAAAgaatcataaaaaaaagaaactcagAACTTTAAATCTACAAGTGTGCTCTAAACCAAAGCTGTAGAAAGCCTCTCAAATGTGGCTtatgtttgttttaaatatttttgtcaatTTTGCAATGgtctaaaatatttaacatattttgaCTAAAAACCTCACTCGATGATGgaataataaaaacatcaaCTTTTATCTGTTTCacccttatatatatattataatatttttgtaaaatatattataaggtTCAACTAAAATTTTGATTACGCTGTTactatttttctctctctttttacttttatttttcaaaaatgaatgataacatatacaaaaattagATGTTGTTACTAAATGCATGATATGAtgactattatatattttttgaacagAAATAGAATGACACAAAAGtaagataaataatataaagagGAATGTAATATAAGTTTTAATAGTTAAATGTCTGATTAATCGTATGTGATTAAACATTTGGTATTTATTATGCTTtgtacttttatatatatatatatatatactaggatcgggcgggatatactttacttgtgatctaggttattattttgtatgattttgtgttttatgttttaatttttcatttccAAGAGATATGTATATGATAATGAGTTTTGTCTTTTATAAAGTTATAGGTGAGGAGAGATTATatgtgataatatatattttgcttaTGTTACAATAATTGAttatgttgttcaaaaaaaaataactttatgatactatatattagttaaattttacctactttattaaattatttgatatataatgtGTGTTGAATTTGATGATAGTATATTATCTTTATCTGTAATTCAATGAAAACATCAAAATatcgaaattgaaaaaaaaatatgaaagatgaatacatttttaaaaagatgatttgtttatgtttatataaaagttatatataatagttatgctattattatttaaaagatgAACATATAATGGAGTACGAATCAAAACCAATTGTTTCGTGTTATGAACATCTccaaaaacaatttcaaaatttcaaatatatatttttaatggagCTACGCGGgaataattttcttattatttttgtttttataattgttgttatattttttattttatgtgttaAATTGTTTAATGTCCGGAACTCAATCCAATCTTGTTGCtattaactaaattttataattaaacttatTTTGGTGTTGCATATATATCTATCGATTAGTTTTGTTTTAGGTtatcttaatttatttatatttttatttattttgtcatttttttgtaTTACATCTATACTTCTGGCAGtgcaaatatataaaacaattatgatTATATCAGTATAGAATCTAtggttaattttgttttggaattcatgagtttttttaatacatttatttgaatgaatctttttgtttatattaatacaaatttttttcttttttttgttcttatgtttttttgtcatatctggtttatatgttttttaattatctgTTGtggtttttcttaatattttgttggtttgattttaatgatttaaaaaaaaactgacatattaacttatttaaaattttcgtaGACTTTGATTTGATGAAATGTGAACatgttttaaatatcttttaaggaaaaaaacatatatgtgcTTTATGAAAGTACGAcctatatgttttaaatatcttttaaacagaaacatatatttttaaagttcgTAAACTCGTATGACTTGCAtcctatttttctattttcacgTACAAAATTAACAAACTCATCTTTGTGCAGGTATTTAGAAGTGGGCTTTCGAGTGGACTGCTGTAATAAAGCTAGAGCCGAGGTCCACTAACAGTTACCTGACCAACTctaacctaatttttttttctctttcgaCACCATGAATCAAACAAAATCTCCTTTGTCTTcctctattcttttttttgagcAATCGTCTTCCTCTATTCTTCATACCTAATCTTTTCCTCATCTTCGTTAACCTCCAAGCTCATCTTAGCACCAAATCTGTTGCCATTGTTTTGTCTCAACAGAACTCCAAATCTAATCATCTCCAACAATCTTTAGTCTCCATTTGAGATTGAATTAAGCTAAGCTTCTTATTCCTTATCTGATTTTGTTGCGATTACAATATCAGCGACTCCGTTGTTGTCATGTCTATAGAGGCCCGACTTACCGGATGGTCAAAAATCCAGTCGATCCCAATGCGTCTCTCGTCGCTAATTTTTGTATTCCTCCGACGATTTTATCTCCGTGGTAAGCACATCCATATTCGGTTGAGTCAGCTTGAGAGAGATTCGCGAATCTCACTCATACCTCCTTAATCGATCAAAGCTCTCCTTTCTAGATTTGACTCAGATGTCGATCCCGACCTGTAACTCTCCTGTAACTCTCGTTGACTTCTTTGAGAACAACAGTCTGACCAACCAAATCAAGGTTCGAGATCTGAGCTTCCAATTTATTTTCTGGCGAACTTGGACCATCAAGCTTAGGCTCTTCCAGTGAGACTCATGTACGcctctcttccttcttctttcaCATTCTGctcaaagaattttttttatggttgtGTGGAATGAAATGATGATGTTCACGGGTTCCAAGCTCACCTTTTATAGCAGAAGATTCACTGACTGGAAGAAAAAAGATATTCATTGAATGAGAAAACATGGAAGGGTGGGTAATTAAGAAGGTTGTCAATGGCAACATTGAATGCATCCCTTAACGGTCCGGTTTCCCTTTGCCGTCGAGAAGGAATACATACAAATCGACACAAATGACATCTCTTACCAAAGATTGGCCGTAAAATTCGTCTCTCATAACCTATCCGAAACTCCATGGTCGGTTTAACAAATCAGAGTTTGAAGAATATCATGAACCTTAAAAATAGATGATTGCAAGATTGTCAATATTGGGCTTCGATAATGTTTTCAGTTTCGGTTCAACTCTATAACAAAACTGAAAGCAGCAGCCCACTCTATAAATGAACGCAAAGTATTAATAGAAGGGACACGTGTCGGCTTCTCAGGACTCAACTTTCTGACATGGATGCTGAGGTGGCGCAACAGGAGAgagacaaatatttatatatctatatatatatagatgctgagttcaaaaatatttttatgaagtAATTAAGTTATCCTAAAATTTAAGTAACATTTTAATGGTACAGTACATGATTAAAAGTTAATGTTGTGTAATAATTTTAAACTAGTAAATcagataaattaaaatatagtcgAAAATCTGAGTGGTGGCATGGTTATTACATTTGTATCACTATGCTGCATGTCCTTCTCTTAATCGGATACTACAGTTAACACCTatacttttttttgaacacaacaCCTATACATAATTAACTAATCACCACGCACCGCACGTGGagagtatttataaatatatcacTATTCTACCTGTCCTCTGTAACGCGATATTACAGTTGACCTATTTAATGTTAACAGTATAAAATTACTAATCCCCACACGTCGCACATGGACAACCCCTTAAAAACTAGGCAAGAAAGTTGTTACTCCGTCAATATCATTTGCTATTTCTCTGCATAAATAAAAATGAGGGGAAGAGGAGAGGATGTGTTGTCATGGCCTCTTCTCAAAgatcaagaaaagaaaagtagTGTGAAGGAAGAAGTGAAGAAGCAACTATGGCTATCGGGTCCACTAATGGGCGTGAGTCTTCTTCAGTATTGTCTACAAGTCATCTCCGTCATGTTCGTCGGCCATCTtggctctcttcctctctccacCGCCTCCTTAGCCACCTCTTTCGCATCTGTCACCGGTTTCAGCTTTCTCGTAAGTTTTCCTCACATTCACTCTCATATTGATTTCTTGCTAAATAATGTATcttaatttcttaaaatctttACGTAGGAAATAAGGAATAAAGGTCGAAATTAGAACTTGATAAGGTAACTGGAGATATTGacttccaaaaaatatataatatactagtATTCAGCTTTAATGGACTAATCAGGCCACGTTGGTTGAATATCAAACGCGTAGACATCTTTTCTGCCACTCAattgaatttaataaataacaaaatatatgtcATTTTATGGAAAAAAAGTGAAAACGCCAAGTAAACAAAATCTTCTTGAATGATTGCTCAGATctgttgtttttctttctttcttttcctacCTAAACTCAattgaatttaataaataagaaCATATATGTCATTTTATGGAAATTTGAAAACGCCAACAAAATCTTCTTGAATTGGTCCACGCATCTCCAATCGCACACAAAAATTTCTTATATAGTgcacattaaaataaaattttattatagcGTTGAATTTGTTCCAATGGTTCAccctataatagagttacttaATGTTGttttctattatagagtaactctttTACACAGAGTGGACTATTGGAACAAATTCAACTcctataatagagttattctattttaacATGAAATATAGAATAAATTTATGTGTACCATTGAAGACGTTTAGAtatgttgtttttctttttcttttcctacCTAAACTTAAAACCCATCACTGTCAAAGTGAATGATGTCAACAGATCCAAATTTTGAATGTGCAAATTAGATAGAGTTAACAAATTGCGTTGACTGATTATTCGTAAAGCAAGAAAAGTATACTAAACTGACCTTTCTCCATTTACTCATGAACAGATGGGAACAGCAAGTGCGTTAGATACACTTTGTGGCCAGTCGTACGGAGCGAAGAAGTACGGAATGTTGGGGATACAAATGCAAAGAGCAATGTTTGTTCTTACACTACTATCTGTTCCTCTCTCCATCATCTGGTATAACACAGAGCACTTCCTCGTCTTCTTCGGGCAAGACAAATCCATTGCTTCACTCGCTGGCTCCTATGCAACATTCATGATCCCAAGCATCTTTGCCTACGGTCTACTTCAATGCTTAAACAGGTTTCTACAGGCACAGAACAATGTGTTTCCTGTGGTCCTCTGCTCTGGAATCACCACTTGTCTTCACATCCTCCTTTGTTGGGTCTTGGTTCTGAACtcaagtttagggtttaagggaGCTGCTGTGGCTAACTCTATCTCGTATTGGCTGAATGCCCTTCTCCTGTTCTCCTACGTCAAGCTATCGTCTTCTTGCTCACTGACTTGGACCGGTTTTTCTAAGGAGGCTCTACGAGACATCATCCCTTTTACGAGACTAGCGATTCCTTCTGCACTTATGGTCTGGtaagtaagaaaaaaagaaaagagagagacttTTAAATGACTCAATTACACAGGGGATCTCTTAACTAGcaattcttatttatttttcttatataatgtTGTTTGAGTGCAGCTTGGAGATGTGGTCCTATGAGCTTGTTGTTCTCTTATCTGGTCTTCTTCCAAACCCAGTTATTGAAACTTCTGTTCTCTCAATCTGGTAAGAACAAagtatataatacaatattcttttttttttggacaaaacaATACAATATTCTTATCTTCCGGATTTAAGAGTATTTAACTAAATTTTGGCGTGACAAAATTGAGTAATAATATATTCATGTGCAGCGTTAATACATCAGGAATAGTTTGGATGATCCCGTTTGGTCTTAGTGGCGCTGCAAGGTAcacatatataaactaaatcATGTAAACATCAAACTTATTACACAAAACATTGAATTTCCTTTAAAATCCTTGCAGCACCAGGGTATCAAATGAGCTAGGAGCAGGAAATCCAAGAGTGGCTAAGCTTGCAGTGCATGTGGTCATTTGCTTAGCAGTTGTAGAAAGTATAGTGATTGGATTGATTTTGATATTGGTAAGGAATCTATGGGGAATGGCTTACAGTAGTGAACCAGAAGTAGTCACTTACATAGCCTCGATGATGCCGATTCTCGCCTTAGGCAATTTCATAGACAGTATTCAATGTGTTCTCTCAGGTTCATTTTTCCCCTTTGCTTGCAATCACTGGCACTTGGTTAACTCTGGTTATcactatttattttgttgataTTTTAATGGTTAATAGGGGTCGCTAGAGGATGTGGGTTGCAAAAGATAGGAGCATTGGTGAATCTTGGATCATATTATTTGTTTGGATTACCTTCCGGCTTGTTACTTGGTTTTCACTTTCACTTTCGTGGTCGGGTAAATTAATCTTAAATAAACTCATATTTCAGATTTCGTTTCTCCAAATTAACCGATTAATTTTAActctaaacaaataaaaatgtacTAATCATATTTGACTTGAAGGGGCTTTGGCTTGGAATCATATTCGCAATGGTTGTTCAAGTTATATGTCTTTCACTCGTCACCATCTTTACAAATTGGGATGAAgaggtaagaaaaaaaaacgttgtTGTTCCCTTTTTAGTGTTTGCAtccatataattaatatttgataattttttaaatttaatggaTAGGCCGAGAAAGCTACAAAAAGAGTTCAGTCTTCTTCAGATGTGAAGGATGCTTCAACCGATAACGACTCAACTGTTGTCTTCTAAGAAACCTTATAACTATGGAGATCACTAAT encodes:
- the LOC106417697 gene encoding protein DETOXIFICATION 16-like isoform X1, producing the protein MRGRGEDVLSWPLLKDQEKKSSVKEEVKKQLWLSGPLMGVSLLQYCLQVISVMFVGHLGSLPLSTASLATSFASVTGFSFLMGTASALDTLCGQSYGAKKYGMLGIQMQRAMFVLTLLSVPLSIIWYNTEHFLVFFGQDKSIASLAGSYATFMIPSIFAYGLLQCLNRFLQAQNNVFPVVLCSGITTCLHILLCWVLVLNSSLGFKGAAVANSISYWLNALLLFSYVKLSSSCSLTWTGFSKEALRDIIPFTRLAIPSALMVCLEMWSYELVVLLSGLLPNPVIETSVLSICVNTSGIVWMIPFGLSGAASTRVSNELGAGNPRVAKLAVHVVICLAVVESIVIGLILILVRNLWGMAYSSEPEVVTYIASMMPILALGNFIDSIQCVLSGVARGCGLQKIGALVNLGSYYLFGLPSGLLLGFHFHFRGRGLWLGIIFAMVVQVICLSLVTIFTNWDEEAEKATKRVQSSSDVKDASTDNDSTVVF
- the LOC106417697 gene encoding protein DETOXIFICATION 16-like isoform X2 — protein: MGTASALDTLCGQSYGAKKYGMLGIQMQRAMFVLTLLSVPLSIIWYNTEHFLVFFGQDKSIASLAGSYATFMIPSIFAYGLLQCLNRFLQAQNNVFPVVLCSGITTCLHILLCWVLVLNSSLGFKGAAVANSISYWLNALLLFSYVKLSSSCSLTWTGFSKEALRDIIPFTRLAIPSALMVCLEMWSYELVVLLSGLLPNPVIETSVLSICVNTSGIVWMIPFGLSGAASTRVSNELGAGNPRVAKLAVHVVICLAVVESIVIGLILILVRNLWGMAYSSEPEVVTYIASMMPILALGNFIDSIQCVLSGVARGCGLQKIGALVNLGSYYLFGLPSGLLLGFHFHFRGRGLWLGIIFAMVVQVICLSLVTIFTNWDEEAEKATKRVQSSSDVKDASTDNDSTVVF